AAATGGTAACCGCAAAGTAGTCCAGTGATACCAGTGATATGTCtaagctgggggtaggggagccaaAAACAAACCTGTGGCAGCAAGTCTCAGAACCTGAGTCAACaaactaaggcagtggtccccaacgtggtgctcgcaggggcatttatgtgcacccgcatagtgaccagggccagccagagccattcttgcgccccggaCTCCGGGTAcctggcacatgcgcggcccccaacccagacacacagcgcatgtgcggccctgcccctgggcgcccagcagtcccaaaaggttgggaaccactgacctaaggAGATAAAAATAGCGGTGTCAACATTTCTACTTAGGCTGGAGCTTAGACTCAGACACACAtcccaccctcttctccaggTTTCAGAGCATGGGCTCCAGCCTAAGTGGGAacatctacattgctatttttagttcCACAGTGTGAGAGTTAGTAGACCCATGCTCTGATACTTGCTGCCACAGGGTTTTGttttgcagtgtagctgtactctCATATCACATATCTTGGTATCATCTCTTTTAAGCAAATGCCTTTGTACAAGAGTATGTGTGAAAGAGGCAGATCTGTCCTGAAGATGTGCAGCTTTTAAAATTATAAGAAGCCTGCAGGATTCTTTAAATCACAGTATTTTAAGTAAGTTCAACTTACTTTAGAACATTTTGTACAAGAATCCCTGCAACTACTCCCATAGTGGTAGGAAGGCTGGCTGCACAAACGCCCTCTCGTTTTAATGTTTTTTCATCAATATTAGCAGCAACTACAAGTGGAGGAGCACActgggaagaggaaaaagaaatctcattaaaaatgaataaaaacccATAAACCGCACAAAGGCAATAACTGGAGTTACTCTGAACTAAAACAAGCTGTGACTATATCGCCGTGAAATGCCAGCTACTTTCGCACCACACATTCTGTTTTTAAAAGCACAAACTAGAAATCCAGTGGATCCCAGCTTAGTAAGAGGAGGGCCTAAAACAAAagtccatgtagcacaggcctgctCTGAGGCCTGATGCCTAGCTAACAATTAACAAAAcatggctaatataaagcaaagctaagctgtgagcaagaagtAGAATTTGCCATGAACAGGGCCGAGAGtataaaacactaattggtaattggcccaggtgtagaacagtatttggtactggtcataagttgaaagcacattccaaaaggatggtaACACCAGATCGTTAAACACAACCTTGGTACCCACAAataccgacccaggttcaggaaagggtctaaactgacagcacaATGGATAGAGATGTTCTAATCAAACCATAACGTGTAGAGTGATGGGTAATATCTAAGTAgagtcagagggtggtaacctgataatgtcaggagtgatgtgtaacttgtttgtacctgtttATAAAGTGGTATTGGGGGGGCAGCGGGACCTCCCACTGATTGAGCTGAGTCCGTTGTCAGGGGTACATGTGTGTAGTGGTttggtagagtctactgacaactattactgtacttcacttaacaataaacctggccagacaccttcaatccttatccaatttgtggtctttgggggctctctcggggtctgctgtgttgactaatTGCACAAGTCAACATGgaacacatcactgagcacacatgcAGGCAGCCTTCTAGTTATCATCAACAGATcgggagacctgtcaggacaccacgacagtaaatcctgacctccTACATCAGTGACACTACTACACCCAGATTTCAGAAAAAGGAGCCCATAGCAAAGGATTGCATACCGCAAAACAAGCAGATTCACCAGGTATGATGAGCTGTATATGTCCTGAGACTGCATTTTCACTCACTCCAGATTCCATCCAGGTTTGTCCAAGCTCATTGCAGGCCTTAAAACCACAAACATTCACCAGGGTTACAATTAATTAACACTGAAGAAGTCTGTCGCAAAACCTTATTAGAAATCATGTATCATATACTGGTGAATCTGTGACTTTTCTCTCTTAAAGccagaaaataaaagaaatgtcaGATTAGAAGAGGTATTACTGTAAACTATTGCTATGCCTTCTTTTAGTAACTCTGACAACAATGAAAATCAAAGGCCAAATATGAATACTGGACCCAGAACAGCAGATCTTTGCACCTGTCTGGAGCACTACAAAAATAAATGGGGCTCTGGATACATGCAAGGGTACAGTTCACATGGATGTAGTTTCCATATCAGGGACCAAACGTTTAATATGGCTTATTACAATTTTCTATTCAATTTCTTTACCATTTTCTGTCTCTAATTGTcatttattttacagatggatcTATTATATTTATAGTTATATGCATCATATATACATATGTGGATCAAGCTAACAGGTGGATGGCAACAAAATTCTGTTTTGGAAAATACACTGCATTTATTACAACTGCAAAGGAAAACAGCACAGTAAAAACTGTAAACTGCTTTACTAATATACCTCAAAATACAATTATTCTTATACAATTTCCATAGGATAGTTATACAAAGACAGTCAGTGAATGTACACAGTTTACAAGATGACTTATTACAAGTAACTATTAACCTACTATCACATGTAACTTGTTTTACATGTCTGCTTTCTACTCTCCAAGAACTGAATAAAAGCTCATTTCCTCCTCACATTTCCTTAGTTTCATATATATCCAGAGACTCCTTCAAGTTTTGTCTTCTTTATGGTGCACATAACGTCTATAAATAACTGAAGTATATATTAGCAAACCCACAAGAGTATGCACAGACCTTACATGCTGTACTTACAGTATTAATTGCCATTCGAGCTTCAAAGTTGTCCACACAGCTCAGTACAAGATCAACAGGTTTTCCTTCTTCTAACCCACCGTAACTGAAGTAAATACCACAGTTTACGTGAGGATGGGGTACAAAATGCATTAATACATTGTAGTCAAGACATTTAATTCTTTCCATTACATAAAACAATGGCAAATAAATTCCTACTAGAAggtttacctggcgttgctcaaGTCATagagggctcgtctagactatattcctctctcgaaagaggaatgcaaatgaagcagactgaaaattgaaatgaagcacggatttacaaatctcacgcttcatttgcataatcacatcaaagcgttttcgaaaaagggtttttcaagggaaaaaaaccctgcagtctagacagtgGTTTTTCGGGgggagaaaaatttaaaaaaaaacaaaaaaccaccacaccacacacccttttttgaaagtacccatacacctcattttttcaggagtatagattcttttgaaaaagggtttgtttgtttttcccgaaagaaccccgtctagactgcgggTTTCtctcaaaaaaaccttttttgaaaaagtgctcagacgcgattatgcaaatgaagcacaagatttgtaaagccgcacttcatttgcattttcgatctgcttcatttgtattcctctttcaagagaggaatgcagtctacaCAAGCCCTAActaaattcatttttgtttttcttcatttaaatcattgctctgaggtagGCCTGGGGAGGAAGGGTTCATTATGCAAGCTGCCCCGGagaagagaggactaccccaaccTTCTCTCACCACAGAGcgtggagccaggtgagaagcaccacTTCAAGGCCACTGCATCGCATCTCTTTGCTTTCCTAGCATCTGCAGGTATGGCTCTCCACAGCTCCCATATGCATGTCCCTCAACCAGGGCAGGTTCAGGTTTGTCTGCCACCTACACTCCCCAACCAGATAGAGGAATaaagcaaactgcactttcccctctccctgATGATGGGGAAGAGCCAGAAATATTAATGTACGaatggggaaggaggggtggAGAACTGTAGCCCctaccctccctaaagggcacctgagcggttagagcagtggtttccaatgtggtgcccgccagggcatttatgggCACCTGCCaagtgatcagggccagccctgccctggacggccccgcccccagggaacGTGGGCagcccgggcacatggcacatgagcggccccgccaCCGGGGAACGTGGGCAGCCCGGGCacatgagcggccccacccctggatgCGCGGCgtgtgcatggccccgcccccgggcgcctggcagccccaaaaggttggggactgcTGAGTTAGAGGTTTAGGGCTGAGGCAATCCCAGATCTGGAGGCTGAGGGatatccccagcctgcccctttcacctgcctggtgattgtctctcttTTGTATGCTTTTATGCATCCCCATAAGCATATGGGGGTTtcagtccccttccccctgcacagccaaaccctgaccttgcattaagttataacaggaagctgcatatcaaatttggtggtcctagctcctaccgtttaggagttcttgaacaaatggacagacatACTCACTTGCTCatagacaaagaaaaaaaaaaagcttcctcaAATATATAGATGATCTAACAAAATAGTCTGGaacagtggtggacaacctgagGCCCACACggcagcttccactggccaggaatggcaaacttcagccaatgggagatgtggacAGTTGTACATTCAGACGAAAGGGAAGCAACCTGTCTAGTAGCCCACTACCAGCTTACCATGATGAGCCGCATGCACAAACAGTCTCAAAACACTCAATAAAACCCTGTTCATCCAAAATGTTCAGGGACATCCAGAGAATTAAGTAAAAAGGCAGTCCTTAGAAATGGGGTCATCTGAGGAGTCGCAACAGATTCAGGTAAGAGTATAATTACCTGAATCTGAGTATAATTTGCACCTCTTTCTTTAAATATTTGAAGAAGTGTAATATAAATTATTTCCCTGAATGCTCCCTCTCTGCATAACGTGATATATTAACTACATTGTGTTATTTCCAGTGTGAGGCAAGCTACTCAAATGTAGGGATTGTGCAATTGGacatctttaaaaaaacactAATATAAACATAGaacaaattaaatttaaagtGAGACAACAGTAAATGCCATTTACCAAGCTCCACTTGAATTAACAGGACTAGAAAATAAAAAAGTGTCTTATATTTTACATAAAATATGATTTTacataaaatgtttgttttccagtTGGAGGCCTACTGTTTAAAACAATTATGACACCAATAGAGAATTTGAGACTTTGTTTACTAACAAACCTCAAAAGAAGTTGTGTGCTTCTCTCAAAACATTTTACCTTATTCGATCCATGAAATGTTGAAAGTTATCCACTGTTGTGATATTGTAGTTATGTACTTCAAACTGAACATCAGGGTTAATATTCCTTGCAGAGAAAATAAAATCAATCAACAGTGATAATGAACAGAGCAGCAACCCCAAAAGAGCGCTCTCCTATCCAGCTCATAAGCATTGCTGGACTTTTTCTAAACACACAACAGCCTAGAAAAATTTAGCTAGTTAGCTACACTAGCAAATCCTCCTAAACATAGAGACAGCCTCTACTGGCAAAAACATGCTTTTGCCAGTATACCTTATGCCAGTTCTCTAAATGAAAAGCTTCACTggcaaaaatcactttttgctgGTACAACTGCATCTGCACTAAGGCTTTTCCCGTGTAAAAAAATCATTATCAAAAGAAGTCCTACATGTACCCTACATTATACCAGCAAAAATTCTAGTGCCGGTCAGTCTTTGGACTCCATACGAACATGCTACTTCTGTGTGGTTTATTTAGAGTGAAATATCTGAGTCTGAATTAGCAACCCATGTTAAACATATTTGATATTCACTATATACCTCAAAGTATGCTCCGCTGCCTGCACTTTACTTAGTCCAGCCTGATGAGGTTGGAAGAAGAGCCTGTTCATGTTCGCCAACTCCACCTTGTCATAATCAAACAGCAGCAACTACAATGAAGATTATAATAATATGTATGAATTTTCTATGCATCTTTGTTGACAAACACCATATTGGTATTATAAACAGCAAATTGTGATAGGCTCTGATCCCATGAATATATATGAGTCAGTTCAGTAATGCTTTGCATAACAGTAGTCTCTGTGATGTGTATGGACTGTAAGACTGGTCTCTAAAATGCTGGTCACTAAGACCTGAAAACACCAAACAGTTCAGATCAAGTCATCAGAATGATGGTTAACAGGACACATCTCTCTATCTAAAAGATGCAGAACGTTAAGCAGACTAGCCATTTCAATTGACACTCACTTTAGTGTCTCTTTTGACATTCATGTATGTgattatttcaaggtaatttctgACTGTATTTTTGAGTTGCAACTCTATTGCATagattataattatttattttgaatgaTTAGCTAATACAGAGGTACAGCTGATATGTCAATCCTTATCAGGTCAGTAAGCCAAAGAGTAAAGTCTCCTGTCTTAGACAGTAGCTGCTTCAGAagaaatcatagaaacataggactgaaagggaccttgagaggtcatctagtctaattcCCTGCACttgtggcaggactaagtattatgtaTGCCACAGCCTGGCATTAAGGAGTATTAAGCAAGGCAGTTGTCCGGAAACCATCATCACGGGGCATCCCATGACGCTAAGTTGCTCAGACTTCTGCTTCAGCCCCAGGAGGCGAGGATCTGGGCCCCAGGCTTCAGCCGTGTGGGGCAGGGCTTAGACATTCTGCCCTGGACCCCAGAAAGTCTAACCCTGGTCCTGCATGGTGGACCTCCTGAAATCTGTTTGCAGTCCTGCAAGAGGCTTCAGATctttggttgagaaccactgatttagaccatctctgacatGTGTTTgcctaacttgctcttaaaaatctccaatgacagacATTCCACAACattcctaggtaatttattccagggcttaaccaccctgactggaagtttttcctaatgtcccacctaactgtctttgctgtaatttaaggcaaaggagaacaatttcatCTCTTCTCCAGACTCAAGCACAGCTGTTTTCCAATATTCCGTcattaggtcatgttttctagaccttagttaagaaaagagcaacaaaaatgatcagtcTCTAATttatctacatctttcttgaaatgtggcactcaaAATTGGACTACATATTCCAGGTAAGGCCTAataagtgcagagtagagtgaaaaAATACTTATTATGTCATGTTTACAGCTCTCCTGttgatacatcccagaatgatggaTGTTTGTTTGGCAACagtgttacattgttgactcatatgtaaCGTATGATCCAATGTGACCCCAGATCCCGTACTCCTTCTTAGGCAGACATTTCCCATTTTGATCCCGTAGGACCCCACTCAATATGACTTCCCAGCTCAACTGTGAACTATGGATAACTGCTCTCTCGGAACGGTTTCTCAActagttgtgcacccaccttacagtagatCTAGCTAGgtttatttccctagtttgtttatgagatcaTTCAAGaaagtatcaaaagccttactaaagtcaagataaatCACATCTACGCTTCTCTCCATCCATAACATTTGTTAGCATAGCAAAGAAAGTGACTAGGCTGGATACAACTTGTTCTTCACAATttcatgctgttacttatcaccttattatcacCTGCAATCTGATTGTTAAATTATTTGTTTGATTATTTTTCTGCATACTCAAGTTGAGCTGAATGGTCTGtgatttcctgggttgtccttctttccctttttacagatgggtactatatttgccctgttccagtcctctggaatctcccccatcttccatgactttttttgaagaaaatcacTAAGGCTACTTACGGGTATTTTTTTTCCATGGGCCATGACTTGGACTACAGTCCTTTGATTAAATCTTCGAtgatctggggaaggggtggtCCAGGATCCTGATGCTGAGTGGGAGGAGTGGAAAAAGATGGCTGACAGGCTCCCTACTTGGTTCTGCATGGCTCTCTGGAAGCAGCAACATGTGCCTTGGCTCCTAGGCAGAAGCATGGCTGtagggctctgcatgctgccccctGCTTCAAGCATCAGCTCCACAGCTTCCATTAGCTGGaaactgcagccaacaggagctgaggagGTGATGCCTGCAGATGGAGACAGTGTGCAGAGCCACCTGGCCACACCTCTGCCTAGGAATTGATGGACATGCTGCTACTTTTGGGGAGGCTCTCCAAGGAGTCCTCACCCCTTTCTGCATCTCAACCCATTGTGCCAAATCTGAGCTCTATCCTACACTAAAACTCTTGCTGCTGCTGAGTGTGCAGTGCGGGTTCAGTGGCCCAAGACTTCTGCAGTGGCCAGTGTGGCTAACCCAGAGGCTGCCTATGCTGCTGAGGCAGCCCCCAAGGCCATCTACACAGCCACTGCAGAAGTGACAGAGGTCCCGGGAAAATCACAGAATCTGTGACTTCCATGACCTCCGTGAGAGACTTGCACCCATAATAATCTCTAATGGTTTAtatatctcctcagtcagttcCCTAAGTATTCTATGATCTATTTAATCAGGCAcaggtgacttgaagacatctaacttgtctaaataatttttacttgttctttccctattttagcctctgatcctacctcTTTGTCACTGGCATTCACTACATTAGATGTTCATTCACAATAACCATTTTGGTgaatactgaaacaaaaaactAATTTACCATTTTGACCATTTGcacattttctgttgtttctCCCCCTCCTCATTGAGTACCCTGTCTTTGGGCTTTCTCTTGCTTCGAATATATTTCTAGAattttttcttgttaccctttatgacTCTAGATATTTTATGTAAATTATGTAACCTACTTATTAGGATGAACTGTGCTAAAACCTGCTCATAAGGAAAATGTCTTAGTAACTTCAAATAGTTAGAGGTTAGTTTTCACCCTGAAGCATGAATGTTTAGATTCTTTCCTACACTTAAAAAACCTGTATTATATTAACTCTGGATATTCTCATTATCCATATAAATCTAATTTTACTGCTACTAAACTCTTGTCTTTTTGTATCTTGTGACAATGAGCTCTGTGTGTtgatttttcacacaatgcacatttGTTTCCACTTATTGGTTTTAAATTCATTGCTCCCAATTTAATCAAATGttcccttgttcttgtgttatgagaaataGAGGCTCTCAATCTTCCTTCTCTACATTAGGAATCTTCACTCTTTATTTACAGCTTTTTTCCCTCCACTGCCAGCTATAATTGAACTAAAAGCAATACACAAGAACCCGGATCTTGAAAAGTATGGAGCACCCAGCTGAGAGTGCATTGGCACCATTCAGGACTTGGTACTAGGTAAGCCTAGTTTACTTGAACAGAGAACCAGGTACCTCAGAAGACTCATCACTTCCATTGTTTTCATCGGTATTAGTCTTTTGCTTGCTTAAACTGACTAACATTGGTGCAGACTAAAACAAGAAATTCATCTTGCCAGTACCTATTATATACAGGACTAGATCGTCTATTTAGTGGTACATGAAGAAAATGTATATTACCTTACCAATGCCACATCTTGTcaacatttcagcagttacactgcCAACTCCACCAACACCTACTACTGCTACCGTAAAGGTACGGATTTTCTGTGTCAAGAAAAATAAATGCAGATTAGTATGTTACAAAGTAGCCTTCATGAAAGGAAACAATGACAGTTTTCTAAAACAAACATAATGATACCTCATAATCTTTCACAATTCCCATTCGCTTTAATGCCATCAGGCGgctaggaaaaaacaaaaacataaattAAACTATCCAACACAGTCAAGCAATGTTCTCTCAAATCATTGAGATGCAACTATCTGAGCAACAATAAAAAGTTAAAAGAGCAGAATGATAAAGAACAAAACACAGAGGAGCTCAATATACAATTAACAGTTATATAGTCAGTGCTGCTGGAATTGTAGTATCAAGTTTTGATAACTCTAGGTTCTGCTGTGGAATTCTAGACAAGGGGCATATAAGAGGAGTGATTACCATCTataattttatttctgaaatatttaaatttacACTACTTCTCAAAGGTATCTAAAAGAAAACTATTCAGAATATGAATATGCTCAGGTTTACCATAGTGTTCTTCTAAgataaaatttactttaaaaatattaagaaaaaaattagagatgTACTAGGGACTAGAAGACTAAAATTAAGGTCAAATgataaattatttggaaataaacatAATAATGCTGATAAGAGAGTCAAAAGCAAAGAAAATGAGTTAATGGTTTGGAAACCAACACTAACATCAAATGTCATATTTCTTATGAGATACTATAATCTCATCCCTAAAATCTAATAGTAAGTATAGGTTGTactttcctggtccagcacctgacCAGCCCCAAACCGGGGGAGATTAATGCCAGCCACTCTGCTGCCATCAGCTATGGAGCTCCAACTCTGGCAGCAACAGCAAAGGGGCCAGCATTGactgagcaggggctggggctgcacttcTGGTCCCCAGCCATGGGGCTCTGCGGCACCACTACCTTTCCCCCCAAGTGTTCCCCTTTTCCATGCCCCCAACCTTAAAGGCTGCAAATGAGGCATTTGCAGtttggaagctctgggaggaTTGGGGAGGAGTTGCTAAGCATGGAGCCCTGGCATTTCCCTTTGAGTGCTCCAGCCTGGAAGCATCCATGGGGATGCCAGACCACAGCTGTTGCCAGGTGATATAAATCCAGACTATAGTGATCCAACCTGTAGTCTATAAAGAAGATTACATAATTAACAGCAACCTACCAGCGGGAAGTTATCAAAAACAATTTCAGACCCTTTATTTATAtcgtttttcttttatttcatttgttttttaattctattTCTAAGGCCTTATTCATTCCAGAAAATTAAAGCACCAGGCACACTTCAGAATGAAAGTCACTATGTCACCATCACATTCTGTAAGCAGCAGCTTGAAAAATAATCCTGCTAGCTTCAGAAGACTATGGCTTTAACTCTTCTGCATACTAAAACTATTGCCAGCGAAAGAATAAACTGAGCTGTTTTAAGTGTAATGAGCAGAGTGGCATGTACTAAGAGAGAATGGAAATCCAATTCTTTGTATAAGAACACTAAGGCCGCAATGCTGCAACCGTTTACATGCTTTACTTTATTAGTGTGAACAGTCCCATTGAAACAAATGAGACTGTTCAAGGTATTACTGTTTGCAGGCTcagaagggaggaagagggagaagtgtgtgtgtgtgcgtgtgcacacactttcaatctcttttttttttttttttttttttgagcactAATGTGACTGCAGAAACTGCTTTTCCAATGCCAGGCCAACACCCTGGTAACTACTAACAACAAAAGCTTTCAGGGAGAATCTTATCACTTCAATACTGGACTATGAAAGATATCTGATGGGACAGGGCTATTTTCAGATTGAGGGGACAACCAAACTGGGGAGGATTAAGCATAATCCTGCTgctgaaacattttaaatagtgATTTGCATTAGTATGATTTTTATAGAGAACAacagagctttttttaaaaagtactgtaTCTACTCTATTTTATCTTATTGCTGTATACAAGCAAAGTATTATGATTTTAAAAGTTCCCAAAAGATTGTTCTTTTTAATCTATAtattactagcacatttacctaGCATAGTCTGGGTCCTTAgggaagggctggaagtgggttggGTACAGGAATCAGGGTTGGAGGGGTGagcagctctgggcagggaaCTGTGTGAGAGAGATTAGGGGGTTGGGTGGGGAGTTAGgggcatctccccacccccaattgAGATTCttaccagggctgcttgctcttccacttcctgtccctgtcagggagcaagggcaaAGTGCACAACTCATCTGCCCTCCCctatgctccccagccagaataAGGAACGCAGCAAACtgtactttctcctcactccttgACAAAGGAGAACATCCAGCAATGTTGAGCTCTCCACTCCCTGACCTCCTTACAgtgctcctgggagtgggaggcTCGGGGCTAGGAAGGTTCTCAGGAGCGGTGTCCCTAGCAAGCCCCTTTCATCTGACTGGTcacttctgtatggttttatgagaagcaatccccattctaggcacatcccattttcctggcacaattaaacccttcccttgctttaagttatgataagaggaagctgtatacttggtaatttggtggtcctagctcttacatttaagagaagttcttgaacaaacagacagagagacactctgaaatatatagataACTTTTTGCCCTGGGATTAAGTTATAGGATAATTCTTGGAAGTGCTGAAATTCACAAGTTAATAGGCACTGCAGATCGtcaacacctctgaaaatcaagccctaaATGACCCAATGTGTAAATcaggaaaaataaaacccaaGCACCCCAACTCCAATTACTTCCCAAATACTGACTCTTACTTCATTCTGAGTAACTTTGCCCTAAGCAACTCACAGTAAAATACTTCATTCTCAAAGACAGAAAACACAAAACAGTTTTATAATTCACCACCAAGAGACAGGTATGGGTGGCACAACACACCACTTCTCAGTGAATGAAACGGGGAAGAGGTCTTGTTTTGCTTAATAAATCGCCTCTCCTATATATGTATAAGGGTCAGACCTTCCCCTTCTCACATACTATGGgaagccctgccctcccctctctccacatactagggatgttaggaagcgAGTAAATAACTAATCATGTAGTAGACAGAATTTCTATAAAccacacgattagtcgataagggaggaatcctctgggacctacccccgctgtggctcttcagtttaaatgcagtagtagccaggctgcctgctcgcccagctcttactacatttaaactgcagagccgcagcaggggagaagggtagctcctggacccagcacaagacggaactgagcaagcccagcCGTCCCAGGTGAACAAGGGCTGCTCCACGGGATATGgtgcagcctctgcccgcagcaagcctaggcctgccacaggcagaggctgcttcacggcagaTTCCCATGCCTACCCCTTTGGAGATGGTGCTAACCCAGCACTGGCTCTTCCTGATACAGAggcggagagggagggagagtgtgCTAGTAGGCTTCTCACCCACATCCCTACCACACATGTCCCAtaaatctagggttgccaggtgtctggtatttgagctttctgttcggaaaacaaattgagaaactatcaatgtccggtattttctaactcaGATGTCATGTAGACtgtgatgcaatgtcaagtgtgtccggtatttttgttgaaaccacctggcaaccctcaccCTTGTGCAACACCCCCCATACGGCAGCCCTCTCCAGTCTCAGTAAGGCAGGTGCTCGCTCCCGTCTCcttcacaacccccccccccccccccccccgggccagtcCAACCCCCTCGGGGCAGCGCCAGCCTTGGCCCCACTGGCCCCATAGGGCAGCTTCGCCCCTTTCGCCCCGCAGGGCGGAGCCCCCGCGCCGCCGTCACCTGTAGGGGTTGGAGTCGGTCACCTCCGGGCTCATGCTCTCGATACGGGCCCgccccgcgccgccgccgccgcgctcCCGGGCCAGCGCCTCCTCCAGCTCCCGCACGCGGCGCTGCAGCTTCGCCACCAGACCGGCCGAATCCATGGCAGCGGCTCGCGCCCGGCCCGGCAGCGCAACGACACGTCTCCGCGCGGGCGGCTTCCGGCCGGGAGCCACAGGCAGCGTCCTCCCCGCTGCAACCCAGCCCGC
The DNA window shown above is from Pelodiscus sinensis isolate JC-2024 chromosome 2, ASM4963464v1, whole genome shotgun sequence and carries:
- the UBA5 gene encoding ubiquitin-like modifier-activating enzyme 5 isoform X3; the encoded protein is MNRLFFQPHQAGLSKVQAAEHTLRNINPDVQFEVHNYNITTVDNFQHFMDRISYGGLEEGKPVDLVLSCVDNFEARMAINTACNELGQTWMESGVSENAVSGHIQLIIPGESACFACAPPLVVAANIDEKTLKREGVCAASLPTTMGVVAGILVQNVLKFLLNFGTVSYYLGYNAMQDFFPTMAMKPNPQCNDKNCRKQQEEYKEKRAVQPKQIVVEQEEEIVHEDNDWGIELVSEVSEEELKAASGPLPDLPQGITVAYTIPNMEENAVAEVTVSESEESLEELMAKMKNM
- the UBA5 gene encoding ubiquitin-like modifier-activating enzyme 5 isoform X2, whose protein sequence is MPTVGNAESKACHRGRGSVYNNCVWPMRGRLMALKRMGIVKDYEKIRTFTVAVVGVGGVGSVTAEMLTRCGIGKLLLFDYDKVELANMNRLFFQPHQAGLSKVQAAEHTLRNINPDVQFEVHNYNITTVDNFQHFMDRISYGGLEEGKPVDLVLSCVDNFEARMAINTACNELGQTWMESGVSENAVSGHIQLIIPGESACFACAPPLVVAANIDEKTLKREGVCAASLPTTMGVVAGILVQNVLKFLLNFGTVSYYLGYNAMQDFFPTMAMKPNPQCNDKNCRKQQEEYKEKRAVQPKQIVVEQEEEIVHEDNDWGIELVSEVSEEELKAASGPLPDLPQGITVAYTIPNMEENAVAEVTVSESEESLEELMAKMKNM
- the UBA5 gene encoding ubiquitin-like modifier-activating enzyme 5 isoform X1 produces the protein MDSAGLVAKLQRRVRELEEALARERGGGGAGRARIESMSPEVTDSNPYSRLMALKRMGIVKDYEKIRTFTVAVVGVGGVGSVTAEMLTRCGIGKLLLFDYDKVELANMNRLFFQPHQAGLSKVQAAEHTLRNINPDVQFEVHNYNITTVDNFQHFMDRISYGGLEEGKPVDLVLSCVDNFEARMAINTACNELGQTWMESGVSENAVSGHIQLIIPGESACFACAPPLVVAANIDEKTLKREGVCAASLPTTMGVVAGILVQNVLKFLLNFGTVSYYLGYNAMQDFFPTMAMKPNPQCNDKNCRKQQEEYKEKRAVQPKQIVVEQEEEIVHEDNDWGIELVSEVSEEELKAASGPLPDLPQGITVAYTIPNMEENAVAEVTVSESEESLEELMAKMKNM